TGGGACATTCGGGTTGACCGCCGGCAACGCCCTGCGCTCTCCCCGGCCGTCCGGGACGTTGGGAGATCGAAGGACGTACCGACGGACTTCATCCGCCGGTCGCGATACTCTACCCGGGGAGAGGATGACTCGATGGCCGAGTGGAAAGTGCCCAGGGCAAGAAGATCGTCCCGCGCTGTCGATCCCGCACCTCGCCGAACGACGAAAGGGTAGGCGATGTACGAACCCTGTGTGCGCGCGCAACGCCGGCATCGGCGCTGGCTGGGGCACCCCGGCGGGGTAGGGAGAGCACCAGCGGATGTCGCGAAGGTGCCGCCGAAGTCATCGTGGACTACGGAAAGGAGTGACGCATGAGCAGGGTACGGGTACTGGTTGGCACGCGCAAAGGCGCTTTCGTTCTCACGTCCGATGGGAACCGCAAGACATGGGACATTACGGGCCCCCACTTTGCGGGCTGGGAGATCTATCACCTCAAGGGGTCTCCCGTCGACCCGAATCGGATCTATGCGTCGCAGTCCAGCGGCTGGTTCGGACAGTTGATTCAGCGCTCCAATGACGGTGGCAAAACGTGGGAGCCGGTGGGAAACCAGTTCGCGTACGACGGCATTCCCGGCACGCACCAATGGTACGATGGCACGCCGCATCCTTGGAAGTTCGCGCGAGTCTGGCATCTCGAGCCATCGCTGACCGATCCGGACACCATTTACGCCGGGGTTGAAGACGCCGCGCTGTTCCGCTCGACCGACGGCGGGCAAACGTGGCAGGAACTCTCCGGATTGCGCGGTCACGGCTCAGGGGCCTCCTGGGCACCAGGCGCCGGCGGGATGTGCCTGCACACGATTGTTCTGGATCCGACCAATCCCAGCCGAATGTTCATCGCCATCTCAGCGGCGGGGGCGTTCCGGACCGACGACGCGGGCAAGACGTGGCGGCCGGTGAACCGCGGCTTGCAATCCGTCGGCATCCCCGATCCAAAGGCTGAGGTCGGCCATTGTGTTCATCGCATCGCCATGCACCGGTCGCGCCCCGGCGTGCTGTTCATGCAGAAGCACTGGGACGTCATGCGCAGCGACGACGCCGCCGAGTCGTGGCAAGAGGTCAGCGGGAACCTGCCAACCGACTTCGGCTTTCCGATCGACGTGCACGCGCACGAGCCGAACACCATCTACGTGGTTCCGATCAAAAGCGACTCTGAGCATTTCCCCCCCGACGGGAAACTGCGTGTATACCGCAGCCGAACGGGCGGAAACGAGTGGGAGGCCCTGACGAAAGGTCTGCCGCAGCGCGACTGCTATGTCAACGTGCTGCGTGAGGCCATGTCTATTGACTCACTCGATTCGTGTGGGGTGTACTTCGGCACCAGCGGTGGGCAGGTGTACGCATCGGCCGACGCGGGGGACAGCTGGGCGCCAATCGTCCGAGATCTTCCGGCCGTGCTGTCCGTGGAAGTCCAAACGGTGCCATGATCCGAGTCGTGCTTCCCGCACATCTGCGGAAGCTCGCGAAAGTCGACGGGGAAGTGGCGCTCCACATCGAAGGTCAGGTGACCCAGCGCTCGGTGCTCGATGCGCTCGAGGCTCGCTATCCGATGTTGCGCGGGACGATCCGCGACCACGTCACGCACGAGCGCCGAGCGTTCCTGAGGTTCTTTGCCTGCGCACGGGATCTGTCGCATGAACTTCCTGACGCCCCGCTGCCCGATGCGGTGGCGATGGGGGTCGAGCCTTTTCTGGTCGTCGGAGCCATGGCAGGGGGCTAGAGATCGGCAGAACGATGGGTGCCACGCGGCTGCGTGTTGACCCGCCGACCCGCTTGTTTGTGAAAAAGTGCTCTCGGTCCGCCCGGCGTCCAATGGCGGGGGCGGTCACCGCGCCCGCCCCTCCACGGCACGGGACTGCCTGATCGTCTCCCAGTACCGCTCCCAGGCCCCGCCGACTTCCTCTTCGCTGAGGCCGGTGTCGTAAGCGGGCGAGACGAGCGGTGCGGCGCGTTCGACGGTCATCACGACAACCGACCTGATCCGCTTGCCCAGATCGTGTACTGTACCGCGACGGGTGTCTCCCGATTGGTACCCGCTGATGATCTGATCGAACACCGGTCCGTCGGTGAGCACCTGCGCCGTGCCCTTGAATCGGTATCCTTTGCGTATCACCGGGTCCACGACATTGATTTCCATGGCCGGGTTGGTCCTGAGATTGGCCAGCGTGCCCGGGGATCGGATCTCCGCGAAGACGAGATGGTTATCATCCCAAACCGCGGTCGTGCCCTTCGGTGAGAGGTTGGGGGTGCCGTCCGGGCAGACGGTGGCGACGAACCCCAACCGCTGCTCGCGGACGACCCGCTTCATGTCCTCGGTGAGGATTCCCATGGGCCCACCTCCTCGGTGCTGGTGTCCGTTCCTCATGATACTCCGATCACCTGTGGGAGCGCGAGGGCGGGGTGCGATAATAGGGGGAGACGACTTGGCCCATCGGCTGCGTGCGGCCGGGGGTCAGTGTGGAGGGGACAATGACCAAACTGTACATCGCTACCGGCGACGCGCTCGTCGTGGTGGCTCACCGAGGAGGGAAGTGGGAGGCGGAGCTTCAGATGGTGCGGTTGCCCACGCAGTGCGTCGCCGCGGACCCAGTGCGCGGGGAGAGAGTGTACTGCGGGACGTTCGGCCGGGGGTTGTGGGCGAGCTCCGATGGCGGAGGCTCCTGGCGGCCCGTCGGAGACGGGATCGCCCACGCGGAAGTCATGGCGGTCGCGGTCAGCTCCCTCGAACGTGCCGGGGGGGACGGCGTGGTCTGGGCGGGAACCGAGCCGAGCGCTCTGTTCCGGTCAGAAGATGGGGGGCGGGTGTGGCGGGAGCGCCCCAGCCTCCGGGCGTTGCCATCGGCGGCCACCTGGAGCTTTCCCCCGCGTCCATGGACGCACCACGTCCGCTGGATCTCCCCCGACCCGACGGTCGCGGGTCGGGTGTTTGTTGCGATCGAACTCGGGGGGGTGATGCGCAGCGTGGATAGCGGACTGACCTGGGAAGACCGGAAACCCGGTGCGCAACCCGACGCGCATACCCTCGCGACCCACCCCCGTGCCCCGGGGTTGATCTGTGAAGCCGCAGGCGGGGGGTACGCCGTGAGCCGGACGGGAGGAGCCGCGTGGGTCCCGGATGACGACGGGCTCGGATGCGGCTACCTCTGGGGGCTCGCCGTGGATTCCGGGAACCCGGATACGGCGGTGGTTTCCGCGGCGCCCGGCCCGCGCCAAGCCCACCACCCCGAACACGCTTACTCGACCGTCTATCGGAAGTCCGCCGGAGGGGCCTGGCAGGAGGTCTGCTTGGGGCTCCCCGAGCGGCGCGGCCGGCGGGTGGTGACCCTGGCCGCCCATGCCGCCGAGCCGGGGGTCTTCTATGCGGCGGTGCAGGAGGGCGCGCTCTACCGCTCGGAGGACGCGGGGGCGTCCTGGGGACGCCTCGACGTCACGTGGCCCGGCGATTATCGGTTCCACCAGGTACATGGCCTTGCCGTCGTGGCCGCGTGAGCTCGCCGGGCTCGCGGAAGCGACGGAGGGCGAAGAGTTCGATCGGCTGTGCCGTTGTGCCCAGAAGGGCGAGATCGGCCAGCACCTCTCCAACGACGCTGGCGAATTTAAATCCGTGTCCCGAGAACCCACAGGCGACGATGACGTTGTCGTGGGCCGGATGACGGTCGAGGATGAAGTGTAGGTCCGGCGTATTGGTGTACATGCAGGTGGCGGTCGCGAGCAGCGCGCCCGGGGCGTCCGGCATCACCTTCGCCACGTGCTCCCGCATCCGCGCTTTTTCGTCTTCGCCGACCTGGCGGCGGATCGTCTGCGGCGTCGTGACCTCGGCGAAGACGTGGTGAAACGCGACCTTGAGCCCCTGGCCATCGAGGTAGGGAAAGCCATAGGCGTAGTTCCCGTGGTCTTCCCACAGGTAGATCGGCAAACGCTTGAACTCCTCGACGTGCGCGCGGGGTTCAAACCAATATAGGACCGCGCGCGCTACCTCCAGCGGCACACCGAGATCTTTGATCGTTTGATCGGTCCAGGGCCCCGCGGTCATGACCAGGCGCCCGGCCTGGTACGTCCCCTGTGTGGTGCGAACGCTGACCCCGGTTGGACCGGCGCTCCAGGATAAGACGGTCTCGTCGAAATGCAGATCGGCCCCGCGGCGCTTGGCCAGGTCGACGTGCGTACGCACGACCTGCTCCGGGTTGAGGATCCCCGCCTCGTACTCGAGCAGCGCGACCTGGCCGGCCTCCGGCCGAAGCACCGGGTACCGAGCCCGGATCTCCTCGGCGGTTAGCATGGCGTGGGGAATGTTGTGCATTCGGGCGCTTCGGGCCGCGCCGACCACTCCCTCGGCGTCGGGCGCTCCGAGGTGAAGCGCCCCCGTCTTGGTGAGGAGGGTCGTCCCCGCCTCGCGCTCCAGCGCGTGCCAGAGGTCGTACGCACGGAACAGGAGCGGCACGTAGTCCGGGCTTTCGTAGTAAGCTTGGCGAATCACCCGGGTGCGCCCGTGTGATGAGCCACGATCATGGGCGATCCCGAACTGCTCGATGCCCAACACGCGAGCCCCGCGCCCGGCCAAGTGATACGCGGCGGCGCTCCCCATTCCGCCGACACCCATCACGATAACGTCGTAGACCGCCATGCTGCTCCTTTCGACCGACCCGCCCAGAGGATTCGCGGTCAGTCAGCGAACGGCCCGCAAAGTGGAAGACCCAGGCCGCCGTCTGGTATACTGCAGTGTGGGTGCGGCCCCATCGTCTAGAGGCCTAGGACGCGGCCCTCTCAAGGCCGAAACGGGGATTCGAATTCCCCTGGGGCCACCACTTGAGATTCTGCCATATTTTATGCGGTTTTCCAAGTATAGGTCCAAGACATCCCTCCTCAGTACCGGTGCTTCGGACCAGAGAGACGGTCACGGCCCGCCTGTCGGATCCGGACCCCGGTCACCTCTAATTTCTTGATCTTGGTCCTTCTTATTGGACCCACAGAGAGGGGTTTTTCACCTCTATCCAGTATTCGGAGACTCACTCAACCCCACGGGCATTCCCGTCATCGCCCGCGCGCAAGCAGTTCTGCAGTCTGATTGCATCCGGGGAGGGACTTCACGGTGCATCCTACTACGGGGAGCGCATAGTGTCCGTGAAGGTTGGGTTGATCGGCGCCGGGGGAATGGGGCGCCGGCACCTTGAGGTGCTCTCGCGCGATCCGCGGGTGGAGATTGTCGCGATCGCAGATGAGGATGAGTCGGCCGCGCGCTCGGCGGCGCGGGCCTTCGGTGGCCAACCCTGCCGGACCGCGACCGATTTGGCCGAACTGGGGGCCGACGCCGCCTACGTGACCCTCCCGAACAAATATCATGGTGCGGTGGTTCTGGAAGCGATCGATAGGGGATTGCACGTGTTCTGTGAGAAACCGATGGCCACGACCCTGGGCGAGGCGCGGCAGATTGCGGCTCGGGTGCGCGGCTCCGGGCGCATTTACCAGATGGGGTTCAACCGCCGCTTCGCACCAGCCTACCGCTACCTCAAGGAGCAGATCGACTTTGGGTTCGTCCCGTTCTCGGCGAACGTGAAGATCACCGATGGGGACATGCTCACCCCGTCCTGGTACATTGACACAGCGCTCACCGGTGGATTTTTATTCGACTGCGCCGTGCACATGATCGATCTCGTCGGCTGGCTCATCGGCCCGGTGCGTTCGGTGGCCGCGCTCGGCCGGCAAAGTTGCTATCCCGACTACGACGACATCGCGATGCTGCTGCGTTGCGAGGGCGACCGGCCAGTCGCACTGACCACCTGCGGGCACGCGTCGTGGGCCAGGCCGACGGAACGCATCGAGCTCTACGGGGACCACGCGCTTCTCGAATCCGAGGACCGGGACCGGGCGCGGCACGCGACGCGCGAAGCCCCCGAGGCGGAGTGGCGCGTTTTTACGTCGCCGGACGAGGTGACGGCACTCGGGTACGTCTCCGAGGATCGGGCTTTCATCGACGCCTGCCTGGGCGAGGGACCGCCCCCGGTCACCGTTGACGACGCGCTTCATAGCATCGCCGTCGTCTCCGCCGCGTACACCAGTTTGGGTGCGGGCGGCCGGCCGGAGCCGATCGCGGACCAATGAGTTTACATGGTAGGTCGACCGGAAGCTCCGAAGCGGGGTGTGCCGGAACAGCAGTCCATTAGGAGAGAACGATCTAGGCGTGAGAGAGCAGAGGAGGGGGGACGATGAGGAAATTGGTTGGGCTTGTAGCAGTGGTGGTGATTGGGCTTCTGGGTTCGGTGAACCCCTCAGCCTGGGCGGTCAACCCCGTAGGGGGTGGAAACTTCAACGTGCAGAGTCACGTCGACCTACGGACGCTGACCCGCGCCAACTTCAATCAGGTCCTCGCGCCGGTTGCCAAGGGACAGAGCGTCGTCTTCTATGACTTCGCCGACACGCTGTGCGAACTGCTGGCAAAAGAGGTGGGCGACTGGAGCCGCTCGAGCGGGGTCGGAGTCAAGCACGTCTGTGTGGACGGCGACGCGGCGACTCAGCAGTTGATCGCCGAACACCAGGCCGGCAAGCCACCTTCTGCCGATTTGTTCTTTTTGCCAAACAACAACGTCCGGCTTATGACCGGTGCTGGCCTGGTCGCCAACATCGCCCTCGTCGACCTGCTCCCAAATGCGCGCGACGTCGATTCGTCTGTCGCCCGCGAGTCGCGCGGCTACCTGCACGGCGGCACGGCGCTGCCCTTCCACCGGAATCAAACGGTCGTCGCCTACAACAGCCAGTTCGTATCCAAACCACCCGACACATTTGGCGCGCTGTACGATTTTGCCAAGAGCAACCCCGGGAAGGTTGCGATCACGACCCCCAATCGGGGTGGCAGCGGTTCGGGCTTCCTCGAATCCGCGCTGCTGGCGTTCGCGCCCCAGTGCAAGAAGGATCTATACTCCTACGACCTCAGCGACGCCCAGGCGCAGGCGATTGCCGTGAAGTGCATGGCGCCCGTCCTCGACTACTTCAAGAAGCTCAAGCCTTACGTCACGTTTACCAACGGCAATGAGGCGTCCGTGCAGGCTCTCGCCAACAACAGCGCGTACATCGCGACCGTGTGGGAGGACGATCTCTACACGCTAGCGTCGAAGGGGCTTGTTCCGCCATCCGTGCACCCGAATCTGCTCGCGAGCGGCGAGGTCGGTGACGGGGACGCGATGGTCGTCGTTGCGGGGACACAGAAGCTTGAGGCCGCGTTGCTGCTGGCCGATTTCCTAATGAGCGACAAGGTCCAGATCGACAAGCTCGAGCAGACTGGCAGCCGGACGGCGCGCGTTGCCCTCAAGACGCGCGGACAGATCCCGGCCAATATGGCGTCATTTCTCCTCCCGGACACGATGTACCACGAGCGGACGCGGACGAGGATTAACGGTGTCGTCTCCGACGCTGCCGTGAAGATCTTCATCCAACAGATCCTCCAGTAAGATGGCCCAGGTGGAGCTGCGCGGCGTGACCAAGGCCTATGGGGCCGCGGCCGCCGTGCAGGACGTGCACCTTGAGGCCCAGGATGGCGAGTTCCTGACGATCCTGGGGCCATCGGGGTGCGGCAAGACGACGACGCTCCGCATCATCGCTGGGCTGCTGGATCCCGACGCCGGGGAGGTGCTGATCGATGGCCGGCCGGTTCACCACCTCCCCGCGCACCGCCGGGAGACCGCGATGGTGTTTCAGTCCTACGCGCTGTTCCCGCACATGACTGTTGCCGAGAACGTCGCCTTCGGCCTCCGGATGCGGCGGGTGCCGGCAGAGGAGCAACGGCTGCGGGTCGACGAAGCGCTTCGGATGGTCGAGCTGAGCGGCCTTGGGGACCGGTATCCACGAGCTTTGTCGGGGGGGCAGCAGCAGCGCGTTGCCGTCGCGCGGGCGGTCGTGACGCGCCCCAAGGTGCTGTTGTTTGACGAGCCGCTCAGCAATCTGGACGCGAAACTGCGGGAACGCCTCCGCTTGGAACTTCGGACGCTTCAGCAGCGGCTCCGGGTAACAACGATCTATGTGACCCACGACCAAGCAGAGGCCCTCGTGCTTTCCGACCGAATCGTTGTGATGAACCGCGGACGGGTGGTCGAAGTGGGGGCGCCGCAGGAGGTCTACCGGCGGCCGCGGGCACGGATCACCGCGGAGTTCCTCGGTGTCGCCAACTTAATCGAGGCGACCGTGGCCGGAACCGAAGGCAACCGGTATATTGCCCAGACGGCGGTGGGTCGGTTGGAGGTGGTATGTACGGACCGGCTAGCGCGCGGCGATGCAGTCACGCTGTCGTTCCGGCCCGAGGACATCCGCGTCGGCCCGGGCCAGGTCAACTGCCTCTCCGGTGCGGTTCAGCAGGCCGCTTACCTCGGCTCGATCACCGACTATGTCATTCGCGTAAGTGACGTCCTGCTCCGCGTGCAAGAGCCAGGCGCGCCGGCCCATCGGGTCGGTGAGACCGTGAGCCTCGTGCTCCCGGAGGGCCCCGCGGTCATCCGGGAGCGGTAGACGTGATCCAGGCGCCCTCCGCAGTGCTCTCCCCCCTCGATCGGTCGCGCCGGGCGGCGCGGCGCCGGCGGGAGCAGTGGGTCAACCTGCTCCTGCTCCTTCCCGGCGTGGGATTTCTGGCGCTCTTTCTCGTGGTGCCGCTTGCCCAGGTTTTCCTGCGGAGCGTTGGCCTAGCGGCCGTCGGCCAGGCCGCCCGCTTCACCTGGGACTATTACCGCCAGTTCTGGACCGAGGCCCAGTACCGCGACGGCTTTTTCTTCAGCCTCTGGCTCGGCGTGGCATCGACCGTGATCAGCCTCGCAGCGGCGCTCGTGTTCAGCGCGCTGATGCAGGTGCGGTTCCCCGGGCGGCTCCTCGTGAGCGTGCTGTACAAGGTCCCACTTGTCGTTCCGAGCTTGGTCGCGGCGTTCCTGATCCTGAGCCTGATCGCCCCTGGCGGCATCCTCGCCCGCCTCGTCTTCCACTGGGGGTGGAACTGGCCGAAGTTCGTCTACGACCGGTGGGGTTGGGGGGTGATCCTCGTTCTCGTGTGGCACAATGTGCCATTCATGATGGTCATCATCTCGGCCGTCATGGCCGGGATCCCGCGGGACATCCTGGACGCCGCCAGCAACCTGGGCGCGTCGCCTTGGGCGGTGTTCCGTCACGTCACCGTTCCCCTGTCGCTGTCGGGGATCTCGGCCGCCGCGCTCCTGGTGTTCATCCAGGTATTCGGGGCGTTCGCGGTGCCGTCGCTCCTGGAGTCGGCGTACCCGCTCGCGCTACCGGTGATCATGCAGACAGAGATGATGGACCGCGCCAACTGGGCGCTCGCCTCCGCGCTCGGCTCGGTGCTCACGCTTGCCTCCGCGGTCATTTTGTTCCTGTATTATCGGCTGGTGCAGGGTCGCGGTGGGATCGTCCGATGACCCGGACGAGGGCTTTTCCCTCTCGGGCCTTCCCGTGGTTGTTGACCGGGCTGTTCTTCGGCTTGGCGCTGATCGGCCTGATCGTCCCGCTGATCGTCGGGGCCCTCTGGTCGCTCGTGAACCCACGCGCGGGATGGTTCCCGCCGAACCTGGTGCCACCCAGCCTCTCGCTCGCGAACTGGCGGGCGATGTTCTCCGTGCCGGAGATCGGGGACGCCGCCGTCGCGAGCTTCACGATCGCCCCGATCGTCACCGTTCTCTGTGCGGTGCTGGCCCTGCCGACCGGCTATGCGCTCGGCCGCCGGCCGGTTCCGTTCCGGCGGGCGATCGAGTTCCTGGTCCTCGCCCCGATTATCATGCCGGGGATCGTCATCGCGACCGGCTTGGGCTCGATGTTTATCCGTGTCGGCCTGGAGCACACCATGCTGGGGGTGATTCTGGTCCAGACCGTTGTCGTGCTGCCGTTCATGATCCGGATCGTGACGGCGACGTTCGAGGCCGTGCCTCAGGACCTGATCGATGCGGCGACGAACTTGGGCGCCGGGTCGTTCAGCGTAGCGTGGCGCGTGTTGATCCCCCTCGTGGTGCCCGGCCTCTTTGCCGGCGGCGTGTTCACGTTCATTGGGAGCATGGAGGAGTTCGTCCTGACCTTCATCGTCGGGAGCCCCTACATCCGCACACTTCCGGTGCTGCTGTTCGCTTACCTGGGCGGTCGGTCACAAATCTTCACCTATGCCGCGGTCGTCACGTTTGTGCTCCTCATTCCCACAATCCTCCTTTTGTTTCTCGCCGAGCGGGCGCTGAAGCAGGAATATCTGGCCGCCGGACTCGGAAAAATGTGAGGTGAGTGATGCCGCTTGAGCTCCTGCGCAGCGCCCGGGGTTCGCCGCACGTGTCGGGTCACCGCGGCGCCTCCGCCAAGGCTCCCGAGAACACCCTGGCCGCACTCGACGCTGCGTGGCGCGCGGGGGCGACCCTCGCGGAAATTGACGTTCAGTTGACCCGGGACGGCCATGTCGTGCTCTTGCACGACCGTACCGTGAACCGGACGACGACGGGTCACGGCTACGTGAAGGACCTAGCCCTGCGGGAACTTCAGGCCCTCGACGCCGGGAGTTGGTTCGGGCCGGAGTTCCGCGGCGAGCGCGTCCCGACGTTGCGCGAGACCCTCGAATGGACGAGGGGAAAGCTTGCACTGCTCGTGGAGCTCAAGAACTTCCCGTTCCGGGAATTGCCGCTTGTCGAGCGGACGATCGACCTCATCGATGAGCTGCAGGCGGCAGAGGACGTCGTCCTCGGTGGGTTCGATCACCCGGTGCTCCGCGACATCAATCAGCGGCGCTCGAAGTGGCCGCTTGAGATGATGTACAACGGCCGTTTGGCGGATCCGGTGGCGGCGGCCCACGCGGCGGGGGCATCGCTCGTGTCGCTCGAGCCCGAATTCGTACTGCCCGAGGATATACGTCTGCTGCACGAGGGGGGAGTCGCGGTCCTGACCACGCTCGAGCGTCCCGGGGATGCCTCGATGCTCCTGTCGTGGGGGATCGATGCCCTCGAGTCCGCGGACCCTGCCATGGTGGTCGCGGCGATCCGCCAATCGGGGGTGACCTCCTGACGCCGGGTCGGCGGGCGCGCCCGAACCACTTCCTCGACGTGGCGATCGCGGCCGCTCGGGCAGGAGGCGTGACTCTCCGCGAACGCTACGGCCGTCCGGGCCGCATCACGATGAAACCGGGAGGGATGGGCCCGGTCTCCGAAGCCGACCTGGCGAGCGAGGCGGCAATTCTGGCCCTTCTTCGAGAGACCGGGGTGCCCGTTCTGTCCGAAGAAGCCGGGGGCCCCGAGACGGGGCGACGATGGATTGTGGATCCGCTCGACGGCACGAGCAACTTCATCCGCCACCTGCCGTGGTTCGGCGTGGGCGTGGCGCTGGCAACGGACGATACCGTGGAGCTGGGTGTCGTGTTCGTGCCGATCACGGGCGAACTGTTCTCGGCAGCGCGCGGGGGCGGGGCGACGCTCAACGGGGAGCCGGTTCGGGTCTCCGAGACGGCGTCGCTGGCGGCAACTTGCATCGTGACCTCAATCGATCACGGCGTGTGTGCCGTGCCAACCCGCATCCGGCGTTTCGCTAGGGTCGCCGCCCAGGTCGCCGAAATGCGGAGCCCGAATGCGGCGCTGTTGGATCTTGCCTACGTCGCCGCCGGCCGGACGGACGGATTTTGGGAGGACGGTCTCAGTCCCTGGGATTTCGCGGCCGGCAGCCTCCTCGTGCAGGAAGCCGGCGGTGCGGTCTCCGGTTTGGACGGCGCACCGCTCAGGTTGGACCCCCAGGGGGTCGTGGCCACGAACGGCCGATTCCACGACGTGCTGGTCGCGGCGCTCAAGGGGGGACACGCCGGCACCGAGGGCGGGCCCGATGGCACTTGAATTCCCCTCTCGGTCCGTCTTTGAGCCGCCCAGTTACCCCAACGTGTGGTTCTACATGCATGAGGCGCTTGCCCCCTCGCAGGCGGGCGCTGTGTCGTTCGTGACCGGCTGGCTACACGAGCAGTGCGGCATTACAAACGACTTCGGCCACTACAAACCTCCTGAAGCATCGGATTCCCAAGCCCGTCTCCACAGCGTTCAGCCTTGGCGGGACGCGGCGGACCCGGCGCACAATCACGCGCACGACCTGCACATCCGCTACTATTACATCGCGCTCCGACAGACTGGCCAGGAGCGTGCGAGGTTTCCGGGTCGCCCAGACGGCGGGCGTCAGTACTTCCGGTTTGCCGGCAGTGTCCACTATGAAGTAGAAGACGAGCACCCGCTCCACCCTGACATGGATGAGTGTCCGTACTGCGGTCGGACGGGGATGTACGCGGATGCGGCCGACCTGTTTGCCGGGGTGCACGAGCCGCTGGGGTTGGAGTTGCTGCTGTACGGCACGATCCGGGGGGAGCGGATCGTGCGGGCCGACGGTCGCCCCGCGGTCGGCCTGGCCGCGCTTGATGAAAGTCACTCGGTCGAAATACATCGCCTGCGCCCGGTCCGGCCCGATATGAACATCGTCGACCTGGGAGTGGTGGTAATCGACCCGAAGCCGGTCACCCCGCAAGCATACCACG
This genomic stretch from bacterium harbors:
- a CDS encoding exo-alpha-sialidase, producing MSRVRVLVGTRKGAFVLTSDGNRKTWDITGPHFAGWEIYHLKGSPVDPNRIYASQSSGWFGQLIQRSNDGGKTWEPVGNQFAYDGIPGTHQWYDGTPHPWKFARVWHLEPSLTDPDTIYAGVEDAALFRSTDGGQTWQELSGLRGHGSGASWAPGAGGMCLHTIVLDPTNPSRMFIAISAAGAFRTDDAGKTWRPVNRGLQSVGIPDPKAEVGHCVHRIAMHRSRPGVLFMQKHWDVMRSDDAAESWQEVSGNLPTDFGFPIDVHAHEPNTIYVVPIKSDSEHFPPDGKLRVYRSRTGGNEWEALTKGLPQRDCYVNVLREAMSIDSLDSCGVYFGTSGGQVYASADAGDSWAPIVRDLPAVLSVEVQTVP
- a CDS encoding MoaD/ThiS family protein; translation: MIRVVLPAHLRKLAKVDGEVALHIEGQVTQRSVLDALEARYPMLRGTIRDHVTHERRAFLRFFACARDLSHELPDAPLPDAVAMGVEPFLVVGAMAGG
- a CDS encoding pyridoxamine 5'-phosphate oxidase family protein — its product is MGILTEDMKRVVREQRLGFVATVCPDGTPNLSPKGTTAVWDDNHLVFAEIRSPGTLANLRTNPAMEINVVDPVIRKGYRFKGTAQVLTDGPVFDQIISGYQSGDTRRGTVHDLGKRIRSVVVMTVERAAPLVSPAYDTGLSEEEVGGAWERYWETIRQSRAVEGRAR
- the solA gene encoding N-methyl-L-tryptophan oxidase, giving the protein MAVYDVIVMGVGGMGSAAAYHLAGRGARVLGIEQFGIAHDRGSSHGRTRVIRQAYYESPDYVPLLFRAYDLWHALEREAGTTLLTKTGALHLGAPDAEGVVGAARSARMHNIPHAMLTAEEIRARYPVLRPEAGQVALLEYEAGILNPEQVVRTHVDLAKRRGADLHFDETVLSWSAGPTGVSVRTTQGTYQAGRLVMTAGPWTDQTIKDLGVPLEVARAVLYWFEPRAHVEEFKRLPIYLWEDHGNYAYGFPYLDGQGLKVAFHHVFAEVTTPQTIRRQVGEDEKARMREHVAKVMPDAPGALLATATCMYTNTPDLHFILDRHPAHDNVIVACGFSGHGFKFASVVGEVLADLALLGTTAQPIELFALRRFREPGELTRPRRQGHVPGGTDNRRAT
- a CDS encoding Gfo/Idh/MocA family oxidoreductase, which produces MSVKVGLIGAGGMGRRHLEVLSRDPRVEIVAIADEDESAARSAARAFGGQPCRTATDLAELGADAAYVTLPNKYHGAVVLEAIDRGLHVFCEKPMATTLGEARQIAARVRGSGRIYQMGFNRRFAPAYRYLKEQIDFGFVPFSANVKITDGDMLTPSWYIDTALTGGFLFDCAVHMIDLVGWLIGPVRSVAALGRQSCYPDYDDIAMLLRCEGDRPVALTTCGHASWARPTERIELYGDHALLESEDRDRARHATREAPEAEWRVFTSPDEVTALGYVSEDRAFIDACLGEGPPPVTVDDALHSIAVVSAAYTSLGAGGRPEPIADQ
- a CDS encoding extracellular solute-binding protein; the encoded protein is MRKLVGLVAVVVIGLLGSVNPSAWAVNPVGGGNFNVQSHVDLRTLTRANFNQVLAPVAKGQSVVFYDFADTLCELLAKEVGDWSRSSGVGVKHVCVDGDAATQQLIAEHQAGKPPSADLFFLPNNNVRLMTGAGLVANIALVDLLPNARDVDSSVARESRGYLHGGTALPFHRNQTVVAYNSQFVSKPPDTFGALYDFAKSNPGKVAITTPNRGGSGSGFLESALLAFAPQCKKDLYSYDLSDAQAQAIAVKCMAPVLDYFKKLKPYVTFTNGNEASVQALANNSAYIATVWEDDLYTLASKGLVPPSVHPNLLASGEVGDGDAMVVVAGTQKLEAALLLADFLMSDKVQIDKLEQTGSRTARVALKTRGQIPANMASFLLPDTMYHERTRTRINGVVSDAAVKIFIQQILQ
- a CDS encoding ABC transporter ATP-binding protein — translated: MTKAYGAAAAVQDVHLEAQDGEFLTILGPSGCGKTTTLRIIAGLLDPDAGEVLIDGRPVHHLPAHRRETAMVFQSYALFPHMTVAENVAFGLRMRRVPAEEQRLRVDEALRMVELSGLGDRYPRALSGGQQQRVAVARAVVTRPKVLLFDEPLSNLDAKLRERLRLELRTLQQRLRVTTIYVTHDQAEALVLSDRIVVMNRGRVVEVGAPQEVYRRPRARITAEFLGVANLIEATVAGTEGNRYIAQTAVGRLEVVCTDRLARGDAVTLSFRPEDIRVGPGQVNCLSGAVQQAAYLGSITDYVIRVSDVLLRVQEPGAPAHRVGETVSLVLPEGPAVIRER
- a CDS encoding ABC transporter permease subunit, which produces MIQAPSAVLSPLDRSRRAARRRREQWVNLLLLLPGVGFLALFLVVPLAQVFLRSVGLAAVGQAARFTWDYYRQFWTEAQYRDGFFFSLWLGVASTVISLAAALVFSALMQVRFPGRLLVSVLYKVPLVVPSLVAAFLILSLIAPGGILARLVFHWGWNWPKFVYDRWGWGVILVLVWHNVPFMMVIISAVMAGIPRDILDAASNLGASPWAVFRHVTVPLSLSGISAAALLVFIQVFGAFAVPSLLESAYPLALPVIMQTEMMDRANWALASALGSVLTLASAVILFLYYRLVQGRGGIVR
- a CDS encoding ABC transporter permease; this translates as MTRTRAFPSRAFPWLLTGLFFGLALIGLIVPLIVGALWSLVNPRAGWFPPNLVPPSLSLANWRAMFSVPEIGDAAVASFTIAPIVTVLCAVLALPTGYALGRRPVPFRRAIEFLVLAPIIMPGIVIATGLGSMFIRVGLEHTMLGVILVQTVVVLPFMIRIVTATFEAVPQDLIDAATNLGAGSFSVAWRVLIPLVVPGLFAGGVFTFIGSMEEFVLTFIVGSPYIRTLPVLLFAYLGGRSQIFTYAAVVTFVLLIPTILLLFLAERALKQEYLAAGLGKM